One segment of candidate division KSB1 bacterium DNA contains the following:
- a CDS encoding T9SS type A sorting domain-containing protein, with protein sequence MPARMQLWLGVLLAVSAARAQWQSVPSPADRVLVFASGSTRIFAGSEDSGLWISSDGGASFQVHPTGLPEMDYDIRALEIRQDTVWAAMLGGGVCRSVDGGATWTRFNEGFETQVFAGGLAVIGDTVYAAIEWAPGLQPSGVYKTAVQQAKWQRSGIGFPIGIAGITALTVTKSGLILVGLALGGRQGNLQVSLDRGATWQNRNLGGVQGVLSLAVEGETIYAGTTSGLYVSRDSVATWQSVGTELQNGVVDDLLLFNHTLYAAVDGVGVVATADGGVHWNNLTGNLPLAGDFVSAIFIHQGKLYAGLSASHGVWSRALPTNGVDDAAPVPTGITLLQNHPNPFNPATTISFRLSRPAVVTLKVHNLLGWEVATLLNRELRPAGVNAITFQARGLASGIYLYRLTAGSHTQTQRMVLIR encoded by the coding sequence ATGCCGGCAAGAATGCAGCTCTGGCTTGGCGTGCTGCTGGCTGTGAGTGCGGCGCGCGCGCAATGGCAATCGGTTCCCTCCCCGGCAGACCGTGTTTTGGTTTTTGCATCGGGCAGCACACGTATTTTTGCCGGCAGCGAAGACAGTGGTTTGTGGATTAGCAGCGATGGCGGCGCCAGTTTTCAAGTCCATCCCACCGGACTGCCGGAGATGGACTATGACATCCGGGCGTTGGAGATTCGCCAGGACACGGTGTGGGCCGCCATGCTGGGCGGCGGGGTGTGCCGCAGCGTCGATGGCGGAGCCACCTGGACGCGTTTTAACGAAGGATTTGAAACCCAGGTTTTTGCCGGCGGCCTCGCCGTGATTGGCGACACCGTGTACGCTGCCATTGAATGGGCGCCGGGGTTGCAGCCAAGCGGTGTTTACAAGACCGCCGTGCAACAGGCCAAATGGCAGCGCAGCGGCATTGGATTCCCAATCGGGATCGCCGGAATCACCGCGCTGACCGTGACGAAATCAGGCTTGATCCTGGTTGGCCTGGCGCTGGGCGGCAGACAGGGCAATTTGCAAGTCAGCTTGGATCGTGGTGCAACCTGGCAGAATCGCAATCTTGGCGGCGTGCAGGGTGTGCTGTCGCTGGCAGTGGAGGGCGAAACCATTTACGCCGGCACTACTTCCGGATTGTACGTTTCGCGTGATTCCGTCGCGACCTGGCAGAGTGTGGGAACAGAATTGCAAAACGGCGTGGTGGATGATTTGCTGCTGTTCAATCACACGCTGTATGCTGCAGTGGATGGCGTGGGTGTGGTTGCCACTGCCGATGGTGGCGTTCACTGGAACAATCTCACCGGCAATCTGCCGCTCGCCGGCGATTTTGTCAGCGCGATTTTCATCCACCAAGGAAAATTGTATGCCGGCCTTTCTGCCAGTCACGGCGTGTGGAGCCGGGCGCTGCCCACCAACGGCGTGGATGACGCGGCGCCTGTTCCAACCGGCATTACGTTGCTGCAGAACCATCCCAACCCCTTCAATCCCGCCACCACGATTTCCTTCCGATTGTCGCGGCCGGCAGTGGTGACGCTGAAGGTCCACAATCTGCTCGGCTGGGAAGTGGCTACGCTGCTGAATCGCGAGCTGAGACCGGCCGGCGTGAACGCCATCACCTTCCAGGCGCGCGGTCTGGCCAGTGGCATCTATCTGTACCGTTTAACTGCCGGCAGCCATACCCAAACGCAACGCATGGTTTTGATCAGATAG
- a CDS encoding T9SS type A sorting domain-containing protein, with amino-acid sequence MKKSVVCFSVLLLVARVNFAQHGVGPFWGPEKLLPKANPNSSQRGQLFNNMVVTSTGRVIITTTELNPNNSNQILGHYFTYSDDGGDTWLNPPKKFTPTSLVIGGSSPKLMIDDADVVYVLWTAKSPAALFCSRLDANLNVLTDSVRVGSKVLYDNFSTHLTIDRKNRLHAMWHEGNLDLGHISEVYYARSTDRGQTWSRPVMLSANDGRKSAFPHAEFETAGDTLAIPWRDSVSVSEKWNIIMATSTNGGANWSTPQPVVTGTHIDSDPDLVVDSFNRLHLFYHQYPTGNAHAGANIRYAYSDDLGATWNPRSFRQLSENGIRSHLLEGSRYDPVRNVLWTTWKDERDFFRGQARADMKVAYSLDRGATWLPNPPEFATDWDTLTIGFKAAAIFPNGDFAVNYEVFFESGGAAQSVYFRKRQGVITGVQQPALEMPQVYALAQNYPNPFNPSTVISFQLPVGSHVTLKVFDVNGREVATLVDGEMAAGNHTVTFAPHELAGGIYFYQLTAGKFSQTRKAVLIQ; translated from the coding sequence ATGAAGAAGTCCGTCGTTTGCTTTTCTGTTTTACTGCTGGTGGCGCGCGTGAATTTCGCGCAGCACGGCGTCGGCCCCTTTTGGGGGCCGGAAAAGCTTTTGCCCAAAGCGAACCCCAATAGCTCGCAACGCGGGCAATTGTTCAACAACATGGTCGTCACCTCCACCGGCAGGGTGATCATTACGACGACCGAATTGAATCCCAACAATTCAAATCAAATCCTCGGGCACTACTTCACCTATTCCGACGACGGCGGCGACACCTGGCTCAATCCGCCCAAAAAGTTCACGCCCACCAGTCTCGTGATCGGCGGCAGCTCGCCGAAATTGATGATCGATGATGCGGACGTCGTTTACGTTTTGTGGACCGCAAAAAGTCCAGCGGCGTTGTTCTGCTCGCGTCTGGATGCGAATCTGAACGTGCTCACCGATTCCGTACGCGTGGGCTCGAAAGTGTTGTACGATAATTTCTCCACGCATTTGACCATCGACCGCAAGAACCGCCTGCACGCCATGTGGCACGAGGGCAATTTGGATCTCGGCCATATCAGCGAGGTGTATTATGCGCGCTCCACCGATCGCGGTCAAACGTGGAGCCGGCCAGTCATGCTCAGCGCCAACGACGGCAGAAAATCCGCGTTCCCGCATGCTGAGTTTGAAACTGCGGGCGACACACTCGCCATTCCGTGGCGCGACTCCGTGAGCGTGAGTGAAAAGTGGAACATCATCATGGCCACCAGCACCAATGGCGGCGCCAATTGGAGCACGCCGCAGCCAGTGGTGACGGGAACGCACATCGATTCCGATCCCGATCTCGTGGTTGATTCATTCAATCGGCTTCATCTGTTTTATCATCAATATCCCACCGGCAACGCGCATGCGGGCGCGAACATTCGCTATGCTTATTCCGACGATCTCGGCGCCACGTGGAATCCCAGGTCATTTCGCCAGCTTTCGGAAAACGGCATACGCTCGCATTTGTTGGAGGGCAGCCGATACGATCCGGTGCGCAACGTGTTGTGGACAACGTGGAAAGATGAACGCGATTTTTTCCGCGGCCAGGCGCGCGCGGATATGAAGGTGGCATATTCTCTCGATCGCGGCGCGACGTGGTTGCCGAATCCGCCGGAGTTTGCGACGGATTGGGACACGTTGACCATCGGCTTCAAGGCCGCGGCGATTTTTCCGAACGGCGATTTCGCGGTGAATTACGAGGTTTTTTTCGAATCCGGCGGTGCAGCGCAGAGCGTGTATTTCAGAAAACGGCAGGGCGTGATTACCGGCGTGCAACAGCCGGCGTTGGAAATGCCGCAGGTCTACGCACTCGCACAGAATTATCCGAATCCGTTCAATCCCTCGACCGTGATCAGTTTTCAGTTGCCAGTGGGCAGTCACGTGACGCTGAAGGTGTTCGATGTGAATGGCAGAGAAGTGGCGACGTTGGTGGATGGCGAGATGGCGGCAGGAAATCATACCGTAACCTTCGCGCCGCACGAGTTGGCGGGAGGAATTTATTTCTACCAGCTCACTGCGGGAAAATTTTCGCAAACGCGCAAGGCGGTGTTGATCCAATAA
- a CDS encoding T9SS type A sorting domain-containing protein has protein sequence MSSSNWDIMMAYTLDGGASWSQPLLVSGGSGIQSDPSLIVDKNGIFHLAHHEYPQGGAPQSANVKYGYSTNHGLSWTFKQLSTANVRSHLVKEAYDYANDVVWIFWKDERDFVSPFDRRADIIGAAITNGGTTLGNPEFLSDGGSLEYGFHNFKVGPDGIVRAHFNTFYSDGTPSTIYYTERRSVSTGVSEAPSAMPQEFVLQQNYPNPFNPSTVISFQLPVSSHVMLKMFDVNGREVATVVEGNLAAGNHAVPFVPRDLASGIYFYKITAGQFSQTRKAVFVK, from the coding sequence GTGAGCAGCAGCAATTGGGACATCATGATGGCGTACACGCTCGACGGTGGTGCAAGCTGGTCGCAGCCTTTGCTGGTGAGCGGCGGCAGTGGCATTCAATCCGATCCCAGTCTGATTGTTGATAAAAACGGCATTTTTCATTTGGCGCATCACGAGTATCCGCAAGGCGGCGCGCCGCAATCGGCCAATGTCAAGTATGGCTATTCCACCAATCACGGCCTGAGCTGGACGTTCAAGCAGCTTTCGACGGCCAATGTGCGCAGCCATCTCGTGAAGGAGGCATACGATTATGCCAACGATGTGGTGTGGATTTTTTGGAAGGACGAGCGCGATTTCGTCTCGCCGTTCGACCGGCGCGCGGACATCATCGGCGCCGCCATCACCAATGGCGGCACGACCCTCGGCAATCCGGAGTTTCTCTCCGATGGCGGCAGCCTCGAGTACGGTTTTCACAATTTCAAAGTCGGGCCGGACGGCATTGTGCGCGCGCATTTCAACACATTTTACTCCGACGGCACGCCTTCGACGATTTACTACACCGAGCGCCGCAGCGTGAGCACGGGCGTGAGTGAAGCGCCCTCTGCCATGCCGCAGGAGTTTGTGCTGCAGCAGAATTATCCCAACCCGTTTAATCCGTCAACAGTCATCAGTTTTCAGTTACCAGTGAGCAGTCACGTGATGCTGAAGATGTTCGATGTGAATGGCCGAGAAGTGGCGACGGTGGTGGAAGGCAATCTCGCCGCGGGAAATCATGCTGTGCCGTTTGTGCCGCGCGATTTAGCCAGCGGAATTTATTTTTACAAAATCACCGCGGGTCAATTTTCGCAAACGCGCAAGGCGGTTTTTGTGAAGTAG
- a CDS encoding glycoside hydrolase — MKRANCLIINLLFAFSASAQHGIDPRWSTPTPVAKSNPNASATGAVANNMVVTNNGTVIIFYKENNANYYVGSSDNGKTWNAPAPTLFTPATKTGANSTISADLDLAGNIHTIWSARTPSGLFYSRWDAATQTWSDTLRISKSVRYRITYSQLTTDRKNRLHACWMDGEVQSRSYSEVMYSRSLDGGRTWSAPLRLSKDDNMHSAFPMPAFPARRATRSALPGATA; from the coding sequence ATGAAGCGAGCAAATTGCCTGATCATCAACCTTCTCTTTGCATTCTCCGCCTCGGCGCAGCACGGCATCGATCCGCGTTGGTCAACGCCCACGCCGGTGGCAAAATCCAACCCCAACGCCTCCGCCACCGGCGCGGTGGCTAACAACATGGTGGTGACCAACAACGGCACGGTCATCATTTTTTACAAAGAGAACAACGCAAATTACTACGTTGGTTCGAGCGACAACGGCAAAACCTGGAATGCGCCGGCGCCGACGCTTTTTACACCGGCCACGAAAACCGGCGCCAACAGCACCATCAGCGCGGACCTCGATCTCGCCGGAAACATTCATACCATTTGGTCGGCGCGTACGCCTTCCGGTTTGTTCTACTCGCGCTGGGACGCGGCCACACAAACGTGGTCGGATACGCTGCGCATTTCCAAGAGCGTGCGCTATCGCATCACCTACAGCCAGCTTACCACCGACCGCAAGAATCGTTTGCACGCCTGCTGGATGGACGGCGAGGTGCAATCGCGATCGTACTCCGAAGTGATGTACAGCCGCTCCCTCGACGGCGGACGGACGTGGAGCGCGCCGTTGCGTTTGAGCAAGGATGACAACATGCACTCGGCGTTTCCCATGCCGGCTTTTCCGGCGCGACGAGCGACACGCTCGGCATTGCCTGGCGCGACAGCGTGA